Sequence from the Mixophyes fleayi isolate aMixFle1 chromosome 4, aMixFle1.hap1, whole genome shotgun sequence genome:
ATGTACAAATTAACATTTCTTACCTGTTGTGCATAATCCTCACAGCTTGGTCCCACAGGGACTACCATGACTTGCCGAGGTGAAAGCCAAAATGGCCTGgtgaaaaataatactttttaatCTATGAAGACAATACAATCATTTATGAGAACGGTTACAGGTAGCTGtgcagaaaaagaaatgttgcccatagcaaggaAATCTGAAACCACAAAAATGACAGCTCTGGTGGTCTcatttttaaacaattaaaaaaagcaGAAACTTAATAAGTAAATGGATTGAGAACAGTGCAAGGGGAACATCTGTCAGTCGGATTTCCCAACTCAATAATCGCTGTGTGATAGAGATCTCTGTCTCCGTGTTGTGAAGTCAGCGTGGTGTTCACTGAGACTGTACCACGTGTTCCAAAAGAATTACCCAGAAATCCAAAATGCAGATTTCCTTTTTATATTCTCATATTGTGCTCCATCCAAATAACAGGttattgttttaattgtttaataaatgAAATAACTGAAGTACCCAGCAATCTCaattatttatttgaaattttCTTCACTGGTGACTGGACGGTAGATTCTGCTATCGATCACAGCTGCATGGAGGTCTGTTCTTAGATACTAGCTGGTTTGCCAGATCAATAAACTatttgttgcccatagcaaccaaacagattctaactttcatattttagtagttaagaaaatgaaagaacatctgattggctgctataccTGTGAAATAATTTTCATAAATATATTCTAGTTGTTGTCCATTTGTATGCAATAAATGCTAATCATAAATAGGGGTTATTTTCCCCTTTAAAGCATAAAGCATTTGGTGAATGCAGCTTACAACTGGAACTGCAAAGAGTTCACTGAACCCTAAGAATAAAGTGCTGAAATTACACACAAACTTTCACAATTAAAGCTGGACAGACCAAAGATCAGCGGTGGGGCTTTCTTTTGCGGCCCCCCAGCCAGCTGCTCCCTATGTAATGAGAacgtgtcacatgacctcctctgcatagTTTGGGAAGGACTCGAGGCGCACCCAGAGGTGGAGGGATTTCACTGTGATCCTGCTTCTTTCTCTGTGCAGCCCATTTGAAGGCTGGAAGGCCGCTCTTACATCCCTCTAGCTACTTCATGTTGCCCTCTCAACCTCTCATTGCCATAGACAGATGACAAAAGAACATAAAGCATCCATACTGCATCCGGTGTTCACTCTGACTGCTCATTTGTACTGTTGGCACTTTCTTCACAGGGTTCAATTGACCCTATTTACAGCACAAGTTACTACCTTCAACAGGAAGTGAATGCAGCTTGGACCAAGTCAATCTAACTGCACAAATAGAACATTTTTGAGTAACATTAATTCTCTTGATTAGTATTAATGCTCTTAGAAAAGCATtcccgtagattgtaagcttgcgagcagggccctcttacctctctgtctgtatgtactgcccagtattgttttatttgttcccaattgtaaaacgctacagaatttgctggcgctacataaataaatgttgattactTGCAAAATTGTCATACCATTTTCCTCCATAGTTTTCACAAAGAATTGCTATCATCCTTTCCACTGATCCCAAGATGGCGCGATGAATGATAACAGGTCTTTTCTTATCATCTCCATCTTTGCTGCAGGTGAAGAAAGAACATACTCCTAAAAGCACAGTAACAGGCACACTACAACAACTGATAGCAATAAAgcaaattaagaaatatattttatcgGGCACTTAAATAAAAGAGAATTTGTAGAGCAAGTGGATCTGGTGTTggtaaaaggaataaaaaaaagcatttcaaaGTGCTTATTTCTTTAACATAGTAATAGAACAGTCTCTCAGCAAACATGGAGGGGAGGACTAGCACAATAAAGCGGATTTGTATCCTACGTACAGTGGAAGCATTCATTTTGTGGACTAAACCAGTACCCaggctatcaatttactaggaaccagtgacatccttGAGCTACTGCCTAATATTCATGAAGCCTGACTAATAAGGTAATGAGGCAATCTTATGATTATTagttccacaaaatggctgcctccaccgtgtTAGTGACAGGTACACTTCAAAAGTATGTAAAAATAATTGAGAAAAACCATTGtataaataacaatattaaaaatctgttattaataaatacctCTTGTATAATATACCATACTGATATATTTCTTATCTCTGTAAATATTGTATAACATACCATACTGATATATTTCTTATCTCTGTATATTTTGTGTAATAGACCATATTAATATTGCTTATCTCTGTGTGAAGTTAGCATTGGTTATCTCTGTATTTTCATGAGATCTCATTTAAAGTGGATTCTGGAAGATAAGAAAAACGACATACCTCACATATGTCAGGTTAAACCGGATCGGAAGTTGGAAATCCAACTGTATTGTTGCACATTGATGGTATCTGCCTATAGCATCTCTGATGTTAATGTCAATCTGCAATAGGAGATCCAATCCACATGTGTTGTTTATACAGTTTGAAAAACCCTTTTCTTTGACAACTTTCAAAATCTAAGCCCACAGTAAAACAATGCTAACAAGTATAATGGGTGACTCTCACCTTGGGACCATAGAAAGCACCATCTCCAGGGTTCAACTTCCAGGGCTCTCCAAATTGATTTAGACTGTTTTCTAGTTGCTGGAAATACAAAGCATAAAACAAGTATTTTTCTCTGCTGGAAATATGCCATAAAGAAGAAGTAGTAGTTGACAATGATGAACAATAACAAAGACCTTCTCAGCTTGATTCCACATTTCAATTTCTCCGAGGTAGTTTTCAGGCCTGGTTGAAAGGTGGAGTTGGAAAGTAAAACCAAACACTGTGTATACAGACTGCAGGAATTGTAAgcaccccttcatctcctcctctATCTGGAAACAGATTATTAaggttaaaataatatatatcttaCAATGTCACTAACAATAACTTCATGTTCAAAGTATTTCTTGCACAGAGGATCTGAAATCAAGTTTTCTAAAACCCAGTTATTTTTTGTGGAAGAAAATAAATTCCTATTTCATTAAAAAAGAACAGTGTTTACATAGGCTTCTAATTAACCCTTCTATTTCTGTGCTAGAGAATCTTCATGATATCCTTTGACAGTCAGCTACAATAGCCTCACACTTCTTATTACCATGTTTGGTGTTAGCAGTCTTTGTTTACAAGTAAATTGAAGTATGAAGAACAAACCGCTTATGCATTAAACCGGTCCATGATGGTCTCTATAAAAATGAACAAACTACCAATATATTCTCAGGGAAGAGGGGACGTATGAAAAAGTCTATGAGGGCTATATTTGGTGCACCAGCTCCCATTTCTCAATCATGTcatattatatatcattataaAAATCCATTGTCTACAGTTTTCTGAAATACATTAGGTGAATCAATCACATATTTCATGAATGCCTAATTAAATAACAAAGCAGTTAAAAATGTCCCTTTGATCATGTTCATCTTCTTAACCTTGGAAAACATTGTGGCtttctaaaatatgtttaaattacATTAATGAAGAAGGTCCTAGCATCTGTTAGTATTACTGCTGATAAACTGATATTGgcttattgtccctaagaaatgtcaattcaaatattatatttacattcaAATTGAGATGTTACCTGCTCCATAGTGCAAAAAATATGTGCGTCATCTTGCTGAAAGCGCCTAACTCTGGTCAGCCCACTTAAAGCCCCAGATAGCTCGTTACGATGCAGAACACCAAAGTCTGCAAAGCGCAAGGGTAATTCTCTCCAGGAGCGAGGACGATGACCAAACATTAGACTGGAAGAGGACATACAAAGGAAATATCAAACAGAACACACCAACCAACTGCATTCTGTTCACATCAGAAAGATCATATGTTTTCCACTTGCAATAAGTGATCTTAACTTTTTCCTAATTTCTCTTTAAATTGCTTATTATATTTGCTGTTTCGCTGAGAAATCTGTTATCATGCAATTATTTTAGAGAAACCCTCGAACCAAAAAATGGCAGTAGAAAATTTCTCCAAAAAAAGAATGATGGAATTCAACCAATGGGACCCACTCAAGTTCAGAATCCTTAATTATGAACAAGTACATTTCTATTAATTTTTTCAAGCACATTTTGTGAGTGTTGTACTCACGTATAGGACACTGCTACTCAGGATTCTACTTGACTTcataaacctatttcacatctAAAACTCCATCCATCAGGATATTGCCTCCCATCTGGCTCCTCCAGCCTCACTTTTGTGTGGTCCATCCTCTTCTCTTGTACATCCTACACTCTTTGGCCTATCTTCTCCTGGCTTTTGATCGTTACAGCACATTTATGCACTTGgcacaattttattaaataagaccCTATGCATAGCATAAGGTTTAGCCTTTAGTAGGCATGGTTCAGCAAAAAACAATTTTAGGGTCAGAGTCCTTTAAATAGAGTTGCCACTATACAAGTCACTGATATTTGTAGTATAAAAGGAGACGTTTTTCTTCTTCATGTTATAAAATATAGGTTCAGCAATACAAAATATATCATGGgcatccaaactacttgagcaaattGTACACAACTGCATGATCCACCTTCTCTTCTTCACTCTCTACTTGACTCTCAGCAATCGGGATTCTGGCCTTTATAcgccactgaaactgccctcttTTACTACTTAGAGCTAAGTCAGAGAGTCACTTCTGCCTACTCATCCTCATTGGCCTCTCTGCAGCTTTCAATACAGCTGACCACCCTCTTTCTCGACACCCCTCACTCCACTGACCCTTTAAACACCGTTTTCTCCTttttcacctcctacctttctgaaggcTCCTTCACGGTCTCAATCGTCTCTATCTGTTGTGGTTCTACAAGGcactgttctcggccctcttcttttctctctttaaCTTCTCTCTATAAACTAATATTCTCCTTTggcctccactaccacctctatTAAGATGACATACAAatccacctcttttttttcttgacctcTCATGTTGTCTTTTATCCCGATAgtccaactgcctctctgccatctccacatggatgtcccaacagtaattaaagctcaatatgtccaaaacagtGCTGTTCCTCTTCCACCATCCTAGTGTCACTACTCCTTCTCTAGTCTCCCTCACGTTTGACAACATCCCTTCTTCCCCAAGCTCACTACCTTATTGTCATTATTGACACTGCCCTCAGCTTCATTCCACACATCCAGTCCCTTGAGCTGTTTTGTTGTTTCCTCCTtcgaaacattgccagaatacgcctcTTTATCACTCAGGATGTTAACAAAGCCCTCATCCaatctctcattatctcccaccttgactactgcaacctcctactatctggcCTTTCCCTCACAAGTCTTTCCCCTCTATGATCCATTGTAAATACTGTGACAAGACTGATCTTCCAATACCATGGATTCACATCCACTGCCCCACTCTGAAAATCCCTATACTAATTCCCCATTTTTTCCAGAATTCAATTAAAGTTTCTCAGTCTCATCTTCAAAGCTCTCTACAACTTCTTTCCACCATACATTTCTGACCTCGTCACTAGTTAAACTCCCTTTCTCCCTTTTCGAATTGCCTCTGACCTACCACTCTCCTTCTCTCTGGTAAACACCTCTAGCTCCTGCCACCAAGACTTCTCTTGTCCTGCTTCCCACCTCGCCTTACCAGACTCTCCCCAAATTTCAAGtgctctctcaaaacccacctcttcactctAGCCTATCCTACTCCATCCCCATACCACTCCCTCTGCATGTTCTACTATTTCCAGTCCCATGTACACTCCAAATCCCATTAGCTCCTATTGTCCCAAACTTGCCCTTtacctctagactgtaagctctcataaGCAGGGCCCTGTCTACCTTTTGTCTTACATCTACACCTCTTTCTAAATCCTTGTCTGTACTGTTTCTCCTATTATGTGCAAAGGTATTTTGTATGACTTGTAGCTCTTGACTGTCTGGTGCTGCAGAGTTCTattgcgccttataaataaacgatgatgatcaCTGCTGTTTATTAGCACTGTTGTCAATCCCCAAAAAACGTACAGCAGGTTACTTTATACCTAATCTATCAGCGCAACTGCAGATCAATTAGTAAATGTTACCCGCTGAATCTACAACACCATTTGTGAGTGATCTGTGTCCGCTCTGACTTATCTGTGTGTGCGAAGCTCACTGCTCTAGTGGTCCCTTTACACACAAACACGACTGTAAACTCCTACATACCAATGTCCTGGACAGTTCATAGGTTTAAGAGCAAAGGTTTCCTTCTCAACCTCAAAGGAGAACATGTTCTCACTGTAATGCTGCCAGTGACCGGATGCTTCCCACAGTTTGCTGTTGTAGATGTTAGGAGTTGCTACCTCTGTAAAATTCCTCATCTGGTAGAACTCCTGAAACAATGTTGCATTAGTGATATTAAACAGACATTCATACACAGAATGAGTAGATTGCAATCATTTGTCACAAACAGGTATGTGCAAAAGAGGGTGTGCTTTTGTATGACTAAATATTGTGGATCTTTAACTATCAATATTCACTTTTGAATGATGTATTTTTCAGATCTTGAGGTACCTATGATCCAGTCAGTAAAAAGAGgtctgtgctttgagcttactctCAATACCGGTGTTACTCACATTCCTGATGCTGTATCTCCCAACAAGAGTTAAAGCGACATCTTTACTTGGAATGTTTATGTCCCAGACAAATTATTAATCCCGAATGTTTAAAAAACGTACTTGGAGTAAACATGATTCACTAAACAGCCCAGCAGCACATAATGATGTCGCACCGTACGGCGACAGTAATATTAGTACAGTTAAGGGGGCAGTTATGCAATTGCTTAAGGCTACATTACgtaagtcttactaataaacaTTGGACAGACGACGCCTCTTTTACCTGTCCCTTAACTGTACTATTACTACTGTCGGCGTAGAGAGTGATGTCAATATGTGCTGCCGGGCTGTTTAATGAATCGTGTTTACTCCAAGtaagttttttaaacatttgggaTTAATAGTTTGTCCGGGACATAAACATTCGCAATAAAGTTGTCGCTGTAACTCTTGTCGGGAGTCTTTTAATAACCAATACAATAACCTCAATACAGTTTCCAGACATTGTTAGTGGCAGAACAAATATTAGTTTTGCTTTGTAATAATTGTCATAAATAAAACTTCAATAGAAGAATTTATGTCAAGTATTTCTGCTGACCACAGCTGAGTCATAAATCCCATAATCCTTTTCTGCTTCAGAGGTGTCACTCAATTTACCCTAATGGATTAACCTAAGTGTGTAACGAAATGTACTGCATTTGTTTTCCTACTGTAACACTGGCCTGGGTTGAGCAGTGGCTCTTCCATCTCACTCTATAGTGCCATAATGTGTAATAAGTCGGATAGGATTATAGCGCAATAAGAACTGACCGCCCCTTTCCAGGATACATTTCATCTATTACGCTTAGGCAGAGATGACTGATAGGGTGACTAAGTGGTTATGACTGATATATTTTATCTGTATTACATTTTGGACATGTTATGTTTGCTACCTGgataatgtttaatattttctatatatttctaaTGGTCTTTACTCTACCTTTCTGTTATAGTAAAAGCTACTAGTAATTGTAATGGGAATGTCAATCAGTGTATGGAGCTACAAGAGAGTCATATAATTGACCTGGTAATAATAACAACTGCAAGAGCAGTTTCTGAGAAAGGACATCAGTAGTAAGCAATACTTGAGAAAGGCCATTCatggtacagcctcatctagaatactgtgttcaggtCTGGAGGCCATAgttccagaaggatataaatacattatagactttagaaagaagggcaactaaaatggtacgTGGCCTagagcacaaaacttacctggaaagactaaaagatcttaatatgtatagtttggagcagagaagggaaaggggggacatgatagaaactctCAAATATATAAAGGGATTTAACAGGTACAGGGGGAGAACACTCTAcaaagaaagagaagtattagaacatgaggacatgcactgacactggagggaagtatggtcagaggaaaaactacttcacagaaagggtagtgagtAAGTGAAGTAGCCTCCCATCAgcggtggtagaggctaatactgtagagcaatttaaacatgcttgggacaaaaggatatccttacaaagtaTAAAGGATTAAATacggtttgaggttaccataggttaaaacatgggcagactagatgggccaagtggttcttatctacagtcaaattctatgtatctatgtTTCAATATATGTGCAGAGTGCTTCTTACATTAAGTAGGGACTTAGaacttattattaattattgaaagGCGAACTTctcttttaaacaaaataaatttccAGTGTTATACTAACCTTGATGAAGTCAATCAAAGTATTATATATATGAGCCCCTCGAGGTAGGAAAAAACAGCTCCCTGGACTCAGATCATGGAAGAAGAAGAGCTCTTGATCCTAAAATGCATATTAGAACTGTATTATACACGGTCACTAGGAACCTGAATAACACACACAAGTAATAACACATAAGTGTACTAAACATGGAGATTGAAATCTGCTATGTGTGTTAAAAGCTTAAATTGTGTTTCATAATTAGCATTTCATTCCTCTGTTTGAGGCAACAAGAAAGAGGATTTGTATTGTTTCAAACTACTAGAATGAATGCTCAAATTATCTCCTGCCCAGCATTTGTATGTAATGTCAGTGGCAAATGAGATATTGGGAAATAACAATTTAAAAGGCATTTCTGGATGAACGGCTGGCTTGTTAACTCCATAGTGCAAGTCAGAGTATTAAATATTAGTTTCATCATTGCAATGCACCACTACAACATTTTATTCATTGTATAAGAATTGACTGATAAAAACATTTATCAGGGATTTTATCTTAGGAAAGGGAATTATTACTGATCTTGTATTATTGTTCACAGCACAAACCTTCCCAATCTTCCTGTGATCCCTGTTTTTAGCTTCTTCTTGGAATTGCTCCCATTCCTTCATCAGTTTATTATCAGGAAAGGATATTCCATATATTCTCTGCAGCGTTTCCATGTCAGCCTTTCCCTCCCAGTACGTGGAAGAATTCTGaaacatttatattgttttagtgGCAACATAATCACTGAAGACTGCTtttcaatcataattcataaagaACAGTAAAGTATGTCACAGATGAATTGGTTTTGACAAAGGATAAACTACATTCCACTGTTTATCCTCCGTTGCTAAATCCCAGTTCTTCCCCTAGCCTATATAATCCTCACATTTATTGTAGCATTAGGGGGCACTTGAATCAAAGACATGTTTGAGGCGGGTTATAAAAATAAAGGGAACAAACAGTCTATACAACGTAATTATAAAATGTacagtaaatacataactgctacACTGGTTTATCAAGAATATTTTGTTGCTTACCTTGTATATTTTTACAGCTTTAATCTTCCCAGTGTGCCTTACATGTGGACCTCTACACAGATCGATAAGAGGGCCACATCTGGAGGTGACAACAGAAGGGATTAGTTACATCTCCTAGGCAGTGAAAGATATTTAATGTACAGTTAATGACTAACTggttgtacattattattatgcaGTTGACATTCACAGAAAAGGGAGCATCGGGACaagtaatacattatttgtagtTACGAAGGTCACTCAAGAACTACAGATGTCCTGGAAATATGACTTAAAAACAAATGCAGTATTGGTACAAAATTTTCAGCAAAGAATATTTTCATGTATAAACAGTTAGTCAGCTGTTTTGGGAGAATAGCAGACAACGTTTCGATTATTACTACATAAAGGAATGGGAATTTTTTGCTAAAGATGGACTAACCGGTCCTCCGATATCATTAAAGAcaacaaggaaaaaaaaagaagaaattattTAAAACTGCCTGCATCTGTAAGTAAGTAGATGCAGTGGGAGTATTGTAAACATATTACgctgaaaaaaattaattttcacaCCAGATCCCAACAAGGTTCAGCTGGCACTGCATGTACAACTTGTAAAGGTATATAAGTCATAGTGTATGGCCACATTCTTACAACATGGAGTAACAATGGTCTCTTCACACAggtggtctgtgtatgtgctAAAGAGCTGACAAGAGGGTTCATGTGACTACCATTATCTAAATCATATCTCTATTCAATTCTCACACATCTGATTCACTTACTGCCTATTGTCTGCCTTCTGTCTGATTACCAGAAATAATAGTGTTTTAATCACCTGTATACCGTTGTGGTTGGTGTATCAACTTTTTCATTCAAGATCCGACATTTGAATTTGTTGTactagaaaaagaaaataaatcatataGAAAAATCAATGAGGAAACTACATCCTCTACATAAACTGTTTAACATAAGCAGTTAAAGGTTGAATACAATGTCCTAGGAGTCTGAGGTAAAGGATACAATATTTTACCTAGGACAAAATAAGGACAAaataagggcctgattaattaaggatcttaacttaagaaacttcttatttcagtctcctggacaaagccatgttacaatgaaagttttgcacataagttaaatactgactgtttttttatgtagcacacaaatatcaactttaaatttcagtgtacaaataagctatcaagtatttgtgtgttacatgaaaaaacagtcagcatttaacttatgtgcagaacagaaaactaatttgcaccccttgcattgtaacatggttttgtccaggagactgaaataagaagtttctcaagttaagatccttaatgaatcaggtccacagtgTTATGTTATAATGGAGGTTGTTATAACAGTATGGTATCACACGTCAAACTGTAACTAGAGGCACTTCAAATCAATGATAAAGATTAGGTTATCAATCTATTTGTTTCAATTCGGCCTCTATTACCTTAAACATTTCCAATAGCAGCTCTTTGCTGACTTCCAGCCTTTCAAAGGGTTGCTTCTCCTTGGCAATGGCCTTACACATGTTCTCTAAGACAGGAAACTCATTGCTGGACACCCCTCTAGAGAGATCACACTATACGTTATACAGCATTACTCCAGTACCCTTGAGAACAATTGTTAGGATCAGGAGATTTGCAAAACCAACacatataatattaattaatattgaaGGCCAATTTCACTTACTTATACCtactaaaacaaacaaacatgtatgCTGTTCATGTATGTAATGAATCTTTAGGTCCTATTAATATACATACTCCAGTGGCTTTAGGGTGAAactgtttttcttatttattgAAAATACTAATTAGCTGTAAtgggaaaagtacaaaataggACTTTGCATCCTTTCATAAACAGGTAAATCTCTGAATAGTAGTTTGCATGCATGCTATGGGGGGAAAAGCTACATAAATAGCATCACAGGACATATGGAATATTATACATAACTCATAGTGAGAGACAACATAAAGTGTATATGCTATGCTACATTTAACATAATTCTGTATAAAGTATAATGAAATAAGAATTATAGGACTATATAAAGTTCTAATTTACCTTTCTTCTAAATACATATCATAATAAAAGCCATTTTCGATGGGTGGTCCATAGCACAGACAGCCTCCATAGTAATTCTCCATGGTTTCCCCCAGAATGTGAGCGCTGGAGTGCCAGTAGACCTACAGACACAAGACAAAACTCATATAAAACAATGGTCTTCTCTTTGAAGAAAGACCTATTCTGACAGATTAGAATAATTCGATTATTTTTATCTTCTATCATTTACCTACCATGCCATTTTTTAAATCAActatttttatttagatttttaacaaaaacagaacaagaaaaagaaaaatatgacaTAGTTCCAAAGAGAGTTACATTccacattaatataaaaaaacatattgacaactcaaaataccacatataCTAGTAAAATACAACCGTGGCACATGGCTGGTTATAGAAACTGACAGTTTTTTAGATTGTATATTGGTCCCCAAACTCCTTCCTTATAGAGGATAATGATATTGATTACAACCAGCTGGACATTGGTTAGTGATGTCTAAAGAGTTCATGGGGGATTAGCTGGAGCGATCCCCAGATTCAACCCGGGATTAATTAATATTCAGATAGGATGAAAGTCTGCAGCCAGGGAACGAAACACATACCTTGACTTCGCTCATACTTTGTAATATTTTGGCATGGTGTCTCAAGACCGATTGGTGAATCGCTTGTCCCCCACAGCTACATTAACCAGGGCCACCCAGGCACCTAAGTCCGGCCCCTCCCGTGCCATCCACACTCTAGCAATGGCACCATGCCATTTTAAGCATTTAGGGCTATTGTAAATTTTTCATAATACAATAGTTGCTAAGAAACAGTGGAGTGTGAAGGTGTAGTATTACATC
This genomic interval carries:
- the LOC142151958 gene encoding threonine--tRNA ligase 2, cytoplasmic-like, whose protein sequence is MAAQIADRLTIQEEEIRWLSDEIGRLLELGMHGTVDSNPSPELEQLRTENEKLKYRIVHLQRCLKEEQDRGRAPDSPPPVDETQARPELKESPREKEITQQTGKEEQRPQATSEDKGESSVVEKQNKKRKEKKPSKAADEQKQEDRPAPPYIKDRLHLYETLKREHDALLADRAANQSKPIKITLANGKVIDGESWRITPYQVAAGISRGLADNTVIAKVNYELWDLDRPLEEDCTLELLTFDQEEAQAVYWHSSAHILGETMENYYGGCLCYGPPIENGFYYDMYLEERGVSSNEFPVLENMCKAIAKEKQPFERLEVSKELLLEMFKYNKFKCRILNEKVDTPTTTVYRCGPLIDLCRGPHVRHTGKIKAVKIYKNSSTYWEGKADMETLQRIYGISFPDNKLMKEWEQFQEEAKNRDHRKIGKDQELFFFHDLSPGSCFFLPRGAHIYNTLIDFIKEFYQMRNFTEVATPNIYNSKLWEASGHWQHYSENMFSFEVEKETFALKPMNCPGHCLMFGHRPRSWRELPLRFADFGVLHRNELSGALSGLTRVRRFQQDDAHIFCTMEQIEEEMKGCLQFLQSVYTVFGFTFQLHLSTRPENYLGEIEMWNQAEKQLENSLNQFGEPWKLNPGDGAFYGPKIDINIRDAIGRYHQCATIQLDFQLPIRFNLTYVSKDGDDKKRPVIIHRAILGSVERMIAILCENYGGKWPFWLSPRQVMVVPVGPSCEDYAQQVCKDFFDAGFMADVDLDHSCTLNKKIRNAQLAQYNFIFVVGEKEKANNAVNVRTRDNKVHGEVSIALALEKLSNLKKSYSKNAEEEF